The following are encoded in a window of Pecten maximus chromosome 17, xPecMax1.1, whole genome shotgun sequence genomic DNA:
- the LOC117315893 gene encoding RNA-binding protein 25-like — MRRENAGERAVMRERRKRRERRTGKKEGQEREKDREERRTGKREDMEEKEKGQGREKGRGRERRTGRERRTGEERRTEEREKDREEREGQGREREGQGRERRTGEREKDREERRDRRRERRTGEREKDRGEREGQGERRTGEREKDREEREGQEREKDRGEREKDREERRTGKREDMEEKEKDRGERRAGEREKDRGKREGQGRERRTRER, encoded by the coding sequence ATGCGGAGAGAGAATGCAGGGGAGAGAGCAGTAATGAGAGAGCGACGGAAGAGGAGAGAGAGAAGGACAGGGAAGAAAGAAGGACAGGAGAGAGAGAAGGACAGGGAAGAGAGAAGGACAGGGAAAAGAGAGGACATGGAAGAGAAAGAGAAGGGACAGGGGAGAGAGAAGGGAAGGGGGAGAGAGAGAAGGACAGGGAGAGAGAGAAGGACAGGGGAAGAGAGAAGGACAGAGGAGAGAGAGAAAGACAGGGAAGAGAGAGAAGGACAGGGAAGAGAGAGAGAAGGACAGGGGAGAGAGAGAAGGACAGGGGAGAGAGAGAAGGACAGGGAAGAGAGAAGGGACAGGAGAAGAGAGAGAAGGACAGGGGAGAGAGAGAAGGACAGAGGAGAGAGAGAAGGACAGGGAGAGAGAAGGACAGGGGAGAGAGAGAAGGACAGGGAAGAGAGAGAAGGACAGGAGAGAGAGAAGGAcaggggagagagagagaaggaCAGGGAAGAGAGAAGGACAGGGAAAAGAGAGGACATGGAAGAGAAAGAGAAGGACAGGGGAGAGAGAAGGGCAGGGGAGAGAGAGAAGGACAGGGGAAAGAGAGAAGGACAGGGAAGAGAGAGAAGGACAAGGGAGAGATAG